The Mucilaginibacter gracilis genomic interval GCATACAGGTCAGGTTCATCAATATCAGCATGATAGAACAACAAACACAAATCAAAATTGCGTTCGTGGCCGCCACTTAACCAATAATCTTTAAAAACAGGCGTTTTATTACCGCACGGCGCTATTACAATATTTTTACGTATCAATATCGATTGTTTTAAATTAATAGGGGAATTTGTTCTAAATATAATATTTTGGATTGACTATCTGCTTTAAAAAGCTGTTTAGAATATCAAAACGCTTTGATTGAGCTTTTACCAGTTAACTGTGACAAGGGCTAATTTTGATGGCTTAGCAGCTTAACTTGTTAACTGTGCAGTTAAATATAACAGCATGCGTTTAACTGCATGTTTTATTATTTTACCATCCATTTTTTGTTATTTAAAACTTAGAAACGAAACCTCTTGTCTCATTATAAAAACACTCCTTTTTGAATGCTAAAAACATGCACTTCTAGTAATCGATTGCAGAAATTTAAAGCAAAAAACGCACCTCTTCATTACCTCCATTATTGTTTAAAAGCTTAAAAAAAATGCACTATTATGAACAATCATCAATTTGTATTATATTTATGCAACCGATTACAACATGAAAAATCATCCTAAATTACTTTTAATAGCCTTTTTACTATGCGCTGGTTTTAAAAGTGAATGCCAAATTCGCTTACCGCAGCTTGTTGCCAACGGTATGGTGCTACAGCGCGACCGCGAAATTACCCTATGGGGATGGGCAAATGCCGGCGAAAAAGTAACAATAAAATTGTTAAATAAAACCTACCACACAACAACAGCCCTAAGTGGTACATGGACTATTAAATTGCCTGCACTAAAAGCCGGTGGCCCTTATATGTTAGATATACAGGGCACAAACCATATACAGCTTAGCGATGTTATGGTTGGCGATGTTTGGTTTTGTTCGGGCCAATCAAACATGGCGGTGCCTATGGAGCGGGTAAAAGAAAAATACCCTGACGAGATAGCGACGGCTAACTTTCCAGATATCCGCAACTTTTTCGTTCCTACCTTGTCAGACGTAAGCAATATACACGCCGATTTACCTCCTGGAAAATGGATGAAGGCCGACCCGCAAAATGTGCTTGCTTTTGGTGCCGCGTCTTATTTTTTTGCTAAACAACTGTATCTAAAATATCATGTGCCAATAGGTATTATCAATTCGAGTGTTGGGGGTACACCTATTCAGGCATGGATAAGTGCCGAAGGGATAAAAAACATCCAGCCCTACGCTGGCAGGCTCAAACAGCTAAAAGACACCGCATTTTTAAACAACCTCATACATCCGCCAAATAAAACTTATAGCGGCGCACCGCAACCTACCCTTACCGACCAAGGCTTAACCGGGCCAATTAAATGGTTTGATACCGCTTACCAACCTAAGGGCTGGCATAACTTTTGGCTGCCAGGCTACTGGGCAGATGAGGGTGTAAAAGGGTTAAATGGCGTGGTATGGTTTAGAAAAGAAATTGATTTACCCGCAAACCTGGCAGGCAAGGCCGCTAAACTATTTTTGGGCCGTATAGTTGATGCCGACGAAACTTACGTTAACGGTATAAAAGTTGGCAATATTACTTACCAATACCCGCCCCGCCGCTACACCGTTGCCGAAGGGATATTAAAACCAGGAAAAAACATTATTGTGGTGCGCTTAATAAATACAAGCGGAAAAGGCGGTTTTGTACCCGATAAAACCTACCAACTTAGCTGCGGCGAAACAAACATTGATTTACGTGGCGATTGGAAATACCAGGTTGGCCTTGTTTACCCGCCACCGGTACCCGGCACTATGCAGCCGCCACCTTTTTCGGCACAAAACGAGCCTTCTGGCCTATACAACACCATGGTTGCTCCGGCTATAAACTACGCCATAAAGGGCTTTGTGTGGTACCAGGGCGAAGCAAACACATCAAACCCAAAAGAGTACAAACAGTTACTACCTGCTTTAATAGCCAATTGGCGCGAAAAATGGGGCGTACCAAACTCGCCGTTTTTATACGCCCAACTACCCAACTTTATGGAAGTGCAGTACTCCCCGTCAGAGAGCCAATGGGCGCAATTACGGGAGGCCCAAAGGCAAACGCTTGATGTACCCAATACCGCAATGGCTGTAACA includes:
- a CDS encoding sialate O-acetylesterase — protein: MKNHPKLLLIAFLLCAGFKSECQIRLPQLVANGMVLQRDREITLWGWANAGEKVTIKLLNKTYHTTTALSGTWTIKLPALKAGGPYMLDIQGTNHIQLSDVMVGDVWFCSGQSNMAVPMERVKEKYPDEIATANFPDIRNFFVPTLSDVSNIHADLPPGKWMKADPQNVLAFGAASYFFAKQLYLKYHVPIGIINSSVGGTPIQAWISAEGIKNIQPYAGRLKQLKDTAFLNNLIHPPNKTYSGAPQPTLTDQGLTGPIKWFDTAYQPKGWHNFWLPGYWADEGVKGLNGVVWFRKEIDLPANLAGKAAKLFLGRIVDADETYVNGIKVGNITYQYPPRRYTVAEGILKPGKNIIVVRLINTSGKGGFVPDKTYQLSCGETNIDLRGDWKYQVGLVYPPPVPGTMQPPPFSAQNEPSGLYNTMVAPAINYAIKGFVWYQGEANTSNPKEYKQLLPALIANWREKWGVPNSPFLYAQLPNFMEVQYSPSESQWAQLREAQRQTLDVPNTAMAVTIDGGEWNDIHPLNKKVVGDRLALLAQKLAYGDASLVSGGPLYQSSKKEGSAIVISFTNVGSGLAVNGGGELSQFAIAGADKRFVWAKAKIQGDKVMVWSEQVPSPAYVRYAWADNPEGANLYNNEGLPASPFSTDEL